The following proteins are encoded in a genomic region of Flammeovirga pectinis:
- a CDS encoding Ig-like domain-containing protein codes for MRKTTTTKMAFLWAALSFIALQFTSFAQVTGVGNGSYTTTFPGTDAAGRNSYPSGTPQLSENALGSPVPTNDWWSTLIQSDHASNLFNYPLAMKTTNDGLVMSYISWGVFDDLLPIVVGVDGLNASKTTIADHSDWTVTMDWNDASHHFQATSGIGMPFVYFNKSTDDLAQVTVNHGTVTVAEEVLIIENAREGADFVVYAPSGSEWTLEGTTYSSTLNGENYWSMVMLPLTTSDVSAEATNYQKYAYVFPVNTTANWDFNEASSVLTTTFSVETDIKEGNSEDMLIGLLPHQWANLSSTSTQPSIINYSTVRGELKMIEGTSFVVENTFHGILPTLPYLSNYSDGFDVSALNDKVTALENEGLASWTDSYNEGQAMNRLIQTARIADLSGNTETRDKLVATIKERLEDWLTAEEGEVAFLFYYNEDWSALLGYPAGHGQDSNLNDHHFHWGYFIHAAAFMEQYEPGWADQYGDMINLLVRDASSPNRDDDTFPYLRSFSPYAGHCWANGFASFPQGNDQESTSESMQFHSALIHWGTVTGNDEIRDLGIYLYTTEQTAVEEYWFDVNERNFKDDQPYSVVSRVWGNSYDNGTFWTADIAASYNIELYPIHGGALYLGHNTQYVEKLWNEISENTDVLNKIDNPNLWYDVMWSYLSFTDPAKAIDLYNDYPERAMKFGVADAQTYYWLHNMNAMGKVDATITADYPMGVAFNKEGEMTYVAHNYGDTEISVSFSDGYELTVPANSTATNRDVDIEGTLVSSFNQAAVNGAVDLTVTVDGTSPTKVEFFDKGELLGEVTSSPYTFKAENLAAGEHQFYTKIYNEDVFGVSNIVSVIVGLQVPFGGESTVIPGTLEAGNFDTFEGGLGQGVTYSDQSAFNEGNFREEEYVDNVYDETEGATVGWTAAGEWMEYTVEVETSGLYTVSFRYASDNATGGPFSISSDGEVVADDISVTSTGGWGTWATGVVENVPLSAGKHILRVAFSDGGFNLGRLTFELSGDLPYSQPVADAGDNLIINLSGDDTILDASNSTDPDNGTLTFEWSQVYGPSVIEFSDASSAMPTIYALVEGTYLVELTVNNGEYTSTDELLLVATTDGTIAPSVSLTAPMDQASFYINKDITLSATATDLDGTIAQVEFFVDDESVGTVTEAPFNVVWVASEAKEYTIHAVATDNDGKSTTAPSVRIVTEDAPPCRGTSENGDYDFEFSDAAENPTLTFHPNQEGMGSPVCILYLSVNGGGYGGYSATAGDPFQVNAANGSTISFYYTYTHPAGGERNTSANPNQYIVGSCENIVVDTSIPTVEITSPENGEFIKEGTALTITASANDGDGTVAQVEFFANGNSIGVVTETPYEVEWTLLKGQVVLTAQATDNDGKIGTSTEINIVGTSASACYEGVAANGDFAYLFSEDLENPTLTLQPQISGAGSSVLILYYSVDGVDKGGHNVTPNEPFQLTAAEGSTITFYYTYSHPEGGERNTIEDIKSFEVGSCNDDNEDDNVDPEPNELTVSIQAPVDGSVLIYGKEVAITVNTSTENDAIKQVEFFANDVSLGIETTAPYTLLWSANVNGTVALKVVISDVNDNTATSEVVNLTLGEVTPYGGTSSAIPGVIEAANYDVFELGNGQGVTYFDTSENNEGNYRAEEFVDAVLGDEEGATIGWVAPGEWLRYSVDVATKGLYSFEFRYASDNQVSRGPFYLEVDGNKVTGDIEVSTTAGWNSWESKTVSDIELSAGEHVLRVVFIGGEFNLGKMTFTLDEEIVNLSPSIALTTTATTFEVGTSIYLNVDATDTDGTIVKVEYFIDEVSMGSFDTAPYVLSWLADAVGTFEITAVATDNEGGTSESSVTIEITTIADDTDDDSDSDDDTDNPDDSDDDDVDNDNGEVTAIDTNEVIISYYPNPVTHSLTIDLPELNQKVVVFNLDGKVIGTFELGQGKSVIDMSMYQSGIYFINIQNDQYTKQLKVVKQ; via the coding sequence ATGAGAAAAACAACTACGACTAAAATGGCTTTTTTATGGGCTGCTTTGTCTTTTATTGCACTTCAGTTTACCAGCTTTGCACAAGTAACTGGAGTAGGTAATGGGAGCTACACTACTACTTTTCCTGGTACAGATGCAGCAGGTAGAAATTCATACCCATCAGGTACTCCTCAATTAAGTGAAAATGCTTTAGGGAGTCCTGTACCAACTAACGATTGGTGGTCTACTTTAATTCAAAGTGATCATGCATCGAATTTATTTAATTATCCGTTGGCAATGAAAACAACCAACGATGGACTAGTAATGAGTTATATTTCATGGGGTGTTTTTGATGATTTATTACCCATCGTAGTAGGCGTTGATGGGTTAAATGCATCAAAAACAACAATTGCAGACCATAGTGATTGGACTGTTACAATGGATTGGAACGATGCCTCTCACCATTTCCAGGCTACTTCTGGGATAGGTATGCCTTTTGTTTATTTCAATAAATCTACTGATGATCTTGCTCAGGTAACTGTTAATCATGGTACTGTAACGGTAGCTGAAGAGGTTTTGATTATTGAAAATGCAAGAGAAGGAGCTGACTTTGTTGTCTATGCACCAAGTGGTAGTGAGTGGACCTTAGAAGGAACAACTTACTCCTCTACTTTAAATGGAGAAAACTATTGGTCTATGGTAATGCTGCCCTTAACTACTTCAGATGTAAGTGCTGAAGCAACTAATTATCAAAAATATGCTTACGTATTCCCAGTTAACACAACAGCTAATTGGGATTTCAATGAGGCTTCATCTGTTTTAACAACTACATTTTCTGTAGAGACAGATATTAAAGAGGGAAATTCAGAAGATATGCTTATTGGTTTACTTCCACATCAATGGGCTAATCTATCATCGACTTCAACACAACCATCAATTATTAACTACTCAACTGTAAGAGGGGAACTCAAGATGATTGAGGGAACCTCTTTTGTAGTTGAAAACACCTTCCACGGTATATTACCAACGCTTCCTTATTTAAGCAATTATAGCGATGGGTTTGATGTATCAGCCTTAAATGATAAAGTAACGGCTTTAGAAAACGAGGGTCTAGCTTCTTGGACGGATTCTTACAATGAAGGACAAGCAATGAACCGCTTGATTCAAACGGCAAGAATAGCAGATTTATCTGGTAATACTGAGACAAGAGATAAATTAGTAGCAACTATAAAAGAACGTTTAGAAGATTGGCTAACAGCTGAAGAAGGTGAGGTTGCGTTCTTATTTTATTACAACGAAGATTGGTCAGCATTGTTAGGTTACCCTGCCGGTCATGGTCAGGATTCTAACTTAAATGATCATCATTTCCATTGGGGGTACTTTATTCATGCAGCTGCATTTATGGAACAGTATGAGCCGGGTTGGGCAGACCAATACGGAGATATGATAAACTTATTAGTAAGAGATGCCTCTTCTCCAAATAGAGATGATGATACCTTCCCTTATTTAAGAAGCTTTAGTCCGTATGCAGGGCACTGTTGGGCTAATGGTTTTGCCTCTTTCCCACAAGGCAATGATCAAGAATCAACTTCTGAAAGTATGCAATTTCACTCTGCTTTAATTCACTGGGGAACGGTTACCGGCAATGATGAAATTAGAGATTTAGGTATCTACTTATACACTACAGAACAAACTGCTGTAGAAGAATATTGGTTCGATGTGAACGAACGCAATTTTAAAGATGATCAACCTTATAGTGTAGTATCTAGGGTTTGGGGAAATAGTTATGATAATGGAACATTTTGGACAGCAGATATTGCTGCTTCTTACAATATAGAATTGTATCCAATTCATGGCGGTGCTTTGTATTTAGGACATAATACGCAATACGTAGAAAAATTATGGAATGAAATATCTGAAAATACGGATGTATTAAACAAAATAGATAACCCAAATCTATGGTACGATGTGATGTGGAGCTACTTATCTTTTACAGATCCTGCTAAGGCAATTGATTTGTATAACGACTATCCAGAAAGAGCAATGAAATTTGGTGTGGCAGATGCACAAACTTATTACTGGTTGCATAATATGAATGCAATGGGTAAGGTAGACGCAACAATTACTGCTGATTACCCAATGGGTGTTGCTTTTAATAAAGAGGGAGAGATGACGTATGTAGCTCATAATTATGGAGATACAGAGATCTCTGTTTCTTTTTCTGATGGATACGAACTAACTGTACCCGCAAATTCTACGGCAACAAACAGAGATGTTGATATAGAAGGTACTTTAGTAAGCAGTTTTAATCAGGCGGCTGTAAATGGAGCTGTTGATTTAACTGTAACTGTTGATGGGACTTCTCCTACAAAAGTAGAATTCTTTGATAAAGGAGAACTTTTAGGAGAAGTGACTTCATCACCATATACTTTTAAAGCGGAAAATTTAGCTGCAGGTGAGCATCAATTTTACACAAAAATTTATAATGAAGATGTGTTTGGTGTTTCTAATATTGTATCAGTTATTGTTGGTTTGCAAGTGCCTTTTGGAGGAGAGTCAACTGTAATTCCAGGTACTTTAGAAGCAGGTAATTTCGATACCTTCGAAGGAGGTTTAGGGCAGGGTGTAACATATAGTGATCAGTCTGCCTTTAATGAGGGCAACTTTAGAGAAGAAGAATATGTTGATAATGTTTACGATGAAACGGAAGGTGCTACAGTAGGATGGACTGCAGCTGGAGAATGGATGGAATATACAGTAGAAGTAGAAACATCTGGTTTATATACTGTTTCATTTAGATATGCATCTGATAATGCAACAGGTGGACCTTTCTCTATCTCTTCTGATGGTGAAGTTGTAGCCGATGATATTTCGGTAACGTCTACTGGCGGATGGGGTACATGGGCAACAGGTGTTGTAGAAAATGTTCCATTGTCAGCAGGAAAACATATTTTAAGAGTAGCTTTTAGTGATGGAGGTTTTAACTTAGGTCGCTTAACATTTGAGCTTTCTGGAGATTTACCATACAGTCAGCCAGTAGCCGATGCTGGAGACAATTTAATTATCAATTTATCTGGCGATGATACCATTTTAGATGCATCAAACAGTACAGATCCTGATAATGGAACTTTGACATTTGAATGGTCGCAAGTATATGGCCCAAGTGTGATTGAATTCTCGGATGCATCAAGTGCAATGCCAACGATCTATGCTTTAGTAGAGGGAACATATTTAGTGGAGTTAACAGTAAATAACGGTGAATACACAAGTACAGATGAGTTGCTTTTAGTAGCAACTACAGACGGAACAATTGCTCCATCAGTTAGTTTAACTGCACCAATGGATCAAGCATCATTTTATATTAATAAAGATATAACACTTTCTGCCACAGCCACTGATTTAGACGGTACTATAGCACAAGTTGAATTCTTTGTTGATGATGAATCTGTAGGAACTGTAACAGAAGCACCTTTTAATGTAGTTTGGGTGGCATCTGAAGCAAAAGAATATACAATCCATGCAGTAGCGACAGATAATGATGGAAAGTCTACAACCGCTCCATCTGTTCGTATTGTAACAGAAGATGCACCTCCATGTAGAGGTACTAGCGAAAACGGAGATTATGACTTTGAGTTTTCTGATGCCGCTGAGAATCCGACTTTAACATTCCACCCAAATCAAGAAGGAATGGGTTCACCGGTATGTATTTTATACTTATCAGTTAATGGAGGTGGCTATGGAGGCTATTCTGCAACAGCAGGAGACCCGTTCCAAGTTAATGCCGCTAATGGTAGCACAATATCTTTTTATTATACGTACACACATCCAGCAGGTGGAGAAAGAAATACATCAGCAAATCCTAATCAGTATATAGTAGGTTCTTGCGAAAACATAGTTGTAGATACTTCTATTCCAACAGTAGAAATTACCTCTCCAGAGAATGGTGAATTTATAAAAGAAGGTACAGCACTTACAATTACGGCATCTGCTAATGATGGAGACGGTACAGTTGCTCAAGTAGAATTTTTTGCAAATGGAAATTCGATTGGAGTAGTAACAGAAACTCCTTATGAAGTGGAATGGACTTTATTAAAAGGACAGGTTGTTCTTACTGCACAAGCTACTGATAATGACGGGAAAATTGGCACATCTACAGAAATAAATATAGTAGGAACTTCGGCTTCAGCTTGTTATGAAGGTGTGGCAGCTAATGGCGATTTTGCTTACCTTTTCTCAGAAGATCTAGAGAACCCTACATTAACTTTACAACCACAAATTAGTGGTGCAGGAAGTAGCGTTTTAATTCTTTATTATTCTGTAGATGGTGTAGATAAAGGAGGCCACAATGTAACGCCAAATGAACCGTTCCAATTAACAGCGGCAGAAGGTAGTACAATTACTTTCTATTATACCTATTCTCACCCGGAAGGAGGAGAGCGTAACACAATCGAAGATATAAAATCTTTTGAGGTGGGAAGTTGTAATGATGACAATGAAGATGATAATGTCGATCCAGAACCAAATGAGTTAACTGTTTCTATACAGGCTCCAGTTGATGGAAGTGTATTAATTTATGGTAAGGAAGTAGCTATTACTGTAAATACATCCACAGAAAATGATGCTATTAAGCAAGTAGAATTTTTTGCTAATGATGTTTCTTTAGGCATTGAAACTACAGCACCTTATACCTTATTATGGTCTGCAAATGTAAATGGAACAGTAGCATTAAAAGTAGTTATTAGTGATGTAAATGATAACACTGCCACATCGGAAGTTGTAAATTTAACTTTAGGCGAAGTAACACCTTATGGAGGAACATCTTCTGCTATTCCTGGTGTAATTGAAGCAGCAAATTATGATGTATTTGAGTTAGGAAACGGACAAGGAGTTACTTATTTCGATACTTCAGAAAATAATGAAGGAAATTATAGGGCAGAAGAGTTTGTAGATGCTGTTTTAGGTGATGAAGAAGGAGCTACCATCGGATGGGTTGCACCTGGAGAGTGGTTACGATACTCTGTTGATGTTGCTACAAAAGGGTTGTATTCTTTTGAGTTTAGATACGCATCAGATAACCAAGTTAGTCGTGGACCTTTTTACTTAGAAGTAGATGGCAATAAAGTAACCGGTGATATTGAGGTAAGTACAACTGCTGGATGGAACAGTTGGGAAAGTAAGACAGTTTCTGATATAGAACTCTCAGCAGGTGAACATGTATTACGTGTTGTATTTATTGGAGGAGAATTTAACCTTGGTAAAATGACGTTCACTTTAGATGAGGAAATTGTAAACCTTTCTCCATCAATTGCATTAACTACAACAGCAACTACTTTTGAAGTAGGTACTTCGATATATCTTAATGTTGATGCAACAGATACAGACGGTACAATTGTTAAAGTAGAATACTTTATTGATGAGGTTTCAATGGGATCATTTGATACCGCTCCTTATGTATTATCTTGGTTAGCAGATGCAGTTGGTACTTTTGAAATTACTGCTGTTGCAACAGATAATGAAGGAGGAACATCTGAATCATCTGTAACAATAGAGATTACGACGATTGCTGATGATACAGACGACGATTCAGATAGTGACGATGACACGGATAATCCTGATGATTCTGACGATGATGATGTAGATAATGATAACGGAGAAGTAACAGCAATTGATACTAATGAGGTAATAATATCTTATTATCCAAACCCTGTAACTCACTCGTTAACGATTGACCTTCCTGAATTAAATCAAAAGGTTGTTGTATTTAATTTAGACGGAAAAGTAATTGGTACTTTTGAATTAGGACAAGGTAAATCAGTTATTGATATGTCAATGTATCAATCTGGAATTTACTTTATCAATATCCAAAATGATCAATATACAAAACAACTGAAAGTTGTAAAACAATAA
- a CDS encoding C45 family peptidase, producing the protein MKKFSLFLALSIFMLIVGVKYSNAQVVGDNLDYFNAQRQAVQTTVKVIDFSDKTNYQLAEYLSKIDRDTVPSEVLEQYAAVVENNRKIAPEYVAMMEMQAKMRGVNVVQLFAEASYVDVEVSEYGKTKIKQALKGCTSLAFNNGIVGQNNDMGIDFLEGTPTVMIRTKNSLFIPTDGAHFQGMGEHVGIVLNTIIDLESGNTLSKDNIVSTDAVFAMAVQCKSADEFLKKMEGFATPSPINFTIADDKGNHYAVRIFEDRIEVANHDARGSYSANHTQATKDAMLEKFDIYTANSYTSNTFAREEAAGSFLKYTPELTVGAMQHVFSVRPINISKDAPESTFVTVQTMIFDVANGIAYITPDNPRFVEYTKVELNTNTLSK; encoded by the coding sequence ATGAAAAAATTTAGTTTATTCCTAGCCTTATCAATATTTATGTTAATAGTTGGTGTAAAATATTCTAATGCTCAAGTTGTAGGAGATAATCTCGACTACTTTAATGCTCAACGCCAAGCAGTACAAACAACAGTAAAAGTTATTGATTTCTCGGATAAGACAAATTACCAATTAGCAGAATATCTTTCTAAAATTGATAGAGATACTGTTCCTTCAGAAGTTCTAGAACAATATGCTGCTGTAGTAGAAAATAACCGTAAAATTGCTCCTGAATATGTTGCAATGATGGAAATGCAAGCCAAAATGAGAGGCGTAAATGTTGTTCAGTTATTTGCTGAAGCCAGCTATGTTGATGTAGAAGTTTCTGAATATGGGAAAACAAAAATTAAGCAAGCATTAAAAGGTTGTACATCTTTAGCTTTTAATAATGGTATTGTTGGTCAGAACAACGATATGGGTATTGATTTTCTAGAAGGTACTCCTACTGTAATGATTAGAACCAAAAATTCTTTGTTTATTCCTACAGATGGTGCACACTTTCAAGGAATGGGCGAACATGTGGGCATTGTTCTTAATACAATCATTGATTTAGAATCAGGTAATACATTAAGTAAAGACAATATTGTATCTACAGATGCAGTTTTTGCCATGGCAGTACAATGTAAATCAGCAGATGAATTCTTAAAGAAAATGGAAGGTTTTGCCACACCATCTCCTATAAATTTCACTATTGCAGATGATAAAGGTAATCACTATGCAGTAAGAATTTTTGAAGACCGTATTGAAGTAGCTAATCATGATGCTAGAGGTAGCTATAGTGCGAACCACACGCAAGCAACTAAAGATGCAATGCTAGAAAAATTTGATATCTACACTGCTAACAGTTATACATCAAATACTTTTGCAAGAGAAGAAGCTGCTGGTTCTTTCTTAAAATACACACCCGAATTAACTGTCGGTGCAATGCAACATGTTTTTAGTGTTCGTCCTATCAATATTTCTAAAGATGCTCCAGAATCTACTTTCGTAACAGTACAAACAATGATCTTCGATGTTGCAAATGGTATTGCTTATATCACTCCAGATAACCCTCGATTTGTTGAGTACACTAAAGTCGAATTAAATACAAATACACTTAGTAAGTAG
- a CDS encoding DUF5996 family protein: MASEKKQNQWPVLNFNDIKDTLATLHQWIQIVGKIRLKTMPWQNHSWHTTLYVSPHGYTTQSIPYQGKIFQIDFDFEQHKLFIECTGKTTVSFDLKPMTVAKFYTLLFEELNKLGIDVTIHGSPNELEVAIPFKENTTNKSYDAKVANTLWRTMVKVNSVFTDFRSDFIGKCSPVHLFWGAFDLAVTRFSGKDAPLHQGQMPNMPQKVMQEAYSKEVSSAGFWPGSEAFPSPAFYAYAYPSAPTFGEQKVLPNKAFYSTEMGEFFLKYEDVIKAENPEEMLYTFLQTTYEAAANTANWERTELERVKSE, from the coding sequence ATGGCATCTGAAAAGAAACAAAACCAATGGCCTGTCTTAAACTTTAACGACATAAAAGACACACTCGCAACCTTACATCAATGGATTCAGATTGTAGGTAAAATCAGATTAAAAACTATGCCTTGGCAAAACCACTCATGGCATACCACTTTATATGTTTCTCCACATGGCTATACTACTCAAAGTATTCCATATCAAGGTAAGATTTTTCAAATTGATTTTGACTTTGAACAACACAAGCTATTCATTGAATGTACAGGTAAAACCACTGTAAGTTTTGATTTAAAACCAATGACAGTAGCTAAATTTTATACGCTATTATTTGAAGAACTCAATAAGTTGGGGATTGATGTAACCATACATGGTAGCCCGAACGAATTAGAAGTGGCAATTCCTTTTAAAGAAAACACCACAAATAAATCTTATGATGCCAAAGTAGCCAATACTCTTTGGAGAACAATGGTTAAAGTAAATAGCGTTTTTACTGATTTTAGAAGCGATTTTATTGGAAAATGCAGTCCTGTACACTTGTTCTGGGGCGCATTTGATTTAGCTGTAACTCGTTTCTCTGGTAAAGATGCTCCTCTACACCAAGGTCAGATGCCAAATATGCCTCAAAAAGTAATGCAAGAAGCCTATTCAAAAGAGGTAAGTAGTGCTGGTTTTTGGCCAGGGTCAGAAGCATTTCCCTCTCCTGCTTTCTATGCTTATGCCTACCCTAGTGCACCAACATTTGGAGAGCAAAAAGTTTTACCAAATAAAGCTTTTTATAGTACAGAAATGGGAGAATTCTTTTTAAAATATGAAGATGTTATAAAAGCAGAGAATCCTGAAGAAATGCTTTACACATTTTTACAGACAACTTATGAGGCAGCTGCAAACACTGCTAATTGGGAAAGAACTGAATTAGAAAGGGTGAAAAGTGAATAG
- a CDS encoding DUF434 domain-containing protein, with the protein MSTTRNRGKQSNDDTLFSTKWIDIIKEATDDLCYLLTRGYPESSALQLVGHKYRLNKRQHDALARICCNHIKVEERKSTEINSTNLKGKVIEIDGFNLLILLENALSGAYIFKARDGLYRDISSVHGTYKRVTKTEEALCLIGNVLKELDVSAVRWYFDQPVSNSGSLKTRLLELSNTYNFSWEVELVFDPDKVLAKSERIVVSSDGWIIDHAKKWFNLGAFIIENHIKSANTITV; encoded by the coding sequence TTGAGCACAACAAGAAATAGAGGAAAACAATCTAATGATGATACACTCTTCTCAACAAAATGGATTGACATTATAAAAGAAGCAACCGATGATCTTTGCTATTTACTTACAAGAGGTTATCCTGAAAGTTCTGCACTACAATTAGTGGGGCATAAATACAGGTTAAATAAAAGACAACATGATGCCTTAGCAAGAATTTGTTGCAACCATATTAAGGTTGAAGAACGAAAATCTACAGAAATAAACAGTACTAATCTAAAAGGTAAAGTAATAGAAATAGATGGTTTTAATTTATTGATCTTACTAGAGAATGCTTTATCGGGTGCATATATTTTTAAAGCCAGAGATGGTTTGTATAGAGATATATCTAGTGTACACGGCACTTATAAACGGGTTACAAAAACAGAAGAAGCCTTATGTTTAATTGGCAATGTATTAAAAGAACTAGATGTTAGTGCTGTAAGATGGTATTTTGATCAGCCAGTTTCTAATAGTGGTTCTTTAAAAACAAGGTTATTAGAATTAAGTAATACGTATAATTTCTCTTGGGAAGTAGAGCTCGTATTTGATCCAGATAAAGTACTTGCTAAAAGTGAAAGGATTGTAGTATCATCAGATGGTTGGATAATTGACCATGCTAAAAAATGGTTTAACCTTGGAGCTTTTATAATTGAAAATCACATAAAAAGTGCGAATACAATTACGGTCTAA
- a CDS encoding arylsulfatase, with protein sequence MKTNLFTLLAVLVGLTAFGQNKTTKKLKGSKPNIIMIVSDDTGWGDFGSYGGGEGRGMATPNFDRMDQEGMQFWDFYGQPSCTPGRAAMQTGRIPNRSGMTTVAFQGQGGGLAHGEVTIADVLKSGGYNTYFAGKWHLGESDYAMPTAHGYDKMESVILYHLNAYTYTMKSFHPGMTDDQIAFYKKATTGILEGEAGQPVREIAKVTEENLPELDVMMTDNVIKQLDTYAKDKDKPFFMSVNFAKNHQPNIPGKDFVGKSAAKTKYADAVCELDHHVGQILDEVERLGISENTLILFTVDNGAWQDVYPDAGYTPFRGTKGTDREAGSRVPAYAMWKGVIEPGVDNYNIVGGLDYLATFANLAGVNVPTEDRDGKPTVFDSYDMTPLLTGDNDAFKRDTWFYFTEQELSPGAVRVGRWKATFNLRGDNGAVAGSTDSPNQSLGWTGPEKYVATTPAIYDLWSDPQERYDVFMTSFTENTWTLPIFIKEMNTLQSTYEKYPPRPVQSDSYDGVMTIKRFNDLRKINSELKKEGADFEIKK encoded by the coding sequence ATGAAAACAAATCTATTCACATTATTAGCAGTATTAGTTGGCTTAACAGCCTTCGGACAAAATAAAACAACAAAAAAATTAAAAGGAAGTAAGCCAAATATTATCATGATTGTTTCTGACGATACGGGTTGGGGCGATTTCGGATCTTATGGCGGTGGAGAGGGTAGAGGAATGGCTACTCCCAACTTTGATAGAATGGACCAAGAAGGAATGCAATTCTGGGATTTTTACGGTCAACCTTCTTGTACACCGGGTAGAGCAGCAATGCAAACAGGAAGAATTCCAAACCGATCGGGGATGACAACAGTTGCTTTTCAGGGGCAAGGTGGCGGATTAGCTCACGGTGAAGTAACCATAGCAGATGTATTAAAAAGTGGTGGTTATAACACGTACTTTGCAGGGAAATGGCACTTAGGAGAGTCTGATTATGCAATGCCAACGGCACATGGTTACGATAAAATGGAAAGTGTAATTTTATATCACTTAAATGCTTATACCTATACAATGAAGTCGTTCCACCCTGGTATGACGGACGATCAAATAGCGTTTTATAAAAAAGCTACAACAGGTATTCTAGAAGGAGAAGCAGGTCAGCCTGTAAGAGAAATAGCAAAAGTAACGGAAGAAAACCTACCTGAGTTGGATGTGATGATGACGGATAACGTGATTAAACAATTAGATACCTACGCCAAAGACAAAGATAAACCATTCTTTATGAGTGTAAACTTTGCGAAAAATCACCAACCCAATATACCAGGTAAAGATTTTGTAGGTAAATCTGCAGCAAAAACTAAATATGCAGATGCTGTTTGTGAATTAGATCATCACGTAGGTCAAATTTTAGATGAAGTAGAGCGCTTAGGAATATCAGAAAATACCTTAATCTTATTTACTGTAGACAATGGTGCTTGGCAAGATGTTTATCCAGATGCAGGTTATACTCCTTTTAGAGGAACTAAAGGAACAGATAGAGAAGCAGGTTCTAGAGTGCCAGCTTATGCAATGTGGAAAGGTGTAATTGAGCCGGGTGTTGATAATTACAATATTGTTGGTGGATTAGATTACTTAGCCACTTTTGCAAATCTAGCAGGGGTAAATGTACCAACAGAAGATAGAGATGGTAAACCAACAGTTTTTGATAGTTACGATATGACTCCTTTATTAACGGGTGATAACGATGCCTTTAAAAGAGATACATGGTTCTACTTCACAGAGCAAGAATTGTCTCCTGGAGCTGTAAGAGTTGGACGTTGGAAAGCAACATTTAATTTAAGAGGTGATAATGGAGCTGTAGCAGGATCTACAGATAGTCCTAACCAATCATTAGGATGGACTGGCCCAGAAAAGTATGTAGCAACAACACCTGCAATCTATGATTTATGGTCTGATCCTCAAGAACGTTATGATGTATTTATGACATCATTTACAGAAAACACTTGGACGTTGCCAATCTTTATTAAAGAGATGAATACACTACAAAGTACTTATGAAAAATATCCTCCACGTCCTGTTCAATCAGATTCTTACGATGGTGTGATGACTATAAAAAGATTTAATGATTTAAGAAAAATAAATAGTGAATTGAAAAAGGAGGGAGCTGATTTCGAAATTAAGAAATAA
- a CDS encoding carboxymuconolactone decarboxylase family protein, with protein MKNFTIHTLESAPKESQPFLEEKVKAYGYLPNLTATLAESPELLEAYLMLHDFFVKTSFDKDELTVVWQAINVENDCHYCVPAHTAIANMMKVDPAITQALRDQTPLPTEKLEALRTFSLAMVRERGFVSDEELEAFYSVGYTHKNVLEVILGLAQKTISNYTNHVAKTPLDKVHSKYAWNKETIAE; from the coding sequence ATGAAAAATTTCACGATCCACACACTAGAATCAGCACCAAAAGAAAGTCAACCTTTTTTAGAGGAAAAGGTAAAAGCTTACGGCTATTTACCAAACTTAACAGCTACTTTAGCAGAGTCTCCGGAGTTGCTAGAAGCCTATTTAATGTTACACGACTTTTTTGTAAAAACATCTTTCGATAAGGACGAGCTGACAGTTGTATGGCAAGCAATTAACGTAGAAAATGATTGCCATTATTGTGTGCCTGCTCATACAGCAATAGCAAACATGATGAAAGTCGATCCAGCAATTACACAGGCATTACGAGATCAAACACCTTTGCCAACGGAAAAATTAGAAGCCCTAAGAACATTCTCGCTTGCAATGGTAAGAGAAAGAGGTTTTGTTTCTGATGAGGAACTAGAAGCTTTCTATTCTGTAGGTTATACCCATAAAAATGTTTTAGAAGTAATTTTAGGGTTAGCTCAAAAAACGATTAGTAATTATACTAATCATGTTGCGAAAACACCTTTAGATAAAGTGCATAGCAAATATGCATGGAATAAAGAGACAATAGCGGAGTAA